The Eubacterium maltosivorans genome includes the window AGCGCTGCATTCAGCTTATTGCCAACAGTGGCGCCGATTTCGGTAAAGTCCGCGGCGGCCCAGGCATCTTTAATCTTTTGCGCAAAATCCTGAATTTGCTGCGGGATTGAAACTTCTTCAAACATATCGCCTGGCGAAATCCCGCCGATGTCACTGGAACCCGGGGTGTCCGCGCTGCTGGCAGCGTCGCTGTGGTCATCCAGCTTATTAATCTCATCAAAACCTAAAAGGGTCCGTTGCAGCTTCCGATTTGCCGCATCGGCTTTATCGGCACTGCTGGTCTGTTTATCTAAACTCGCAGCGTAATCCTGTTGGACTTTTTTCGCCCGGATGAACGTGCTTTGACCCGTTAAGCGTGCAATCAGCATCCCGGCAGCCGTGACCGCCTGGGAAATTTTCTGAATCAGGACATTTAAGATGGGGGCTACCACATTTAAGATCGGTGCAAAGGCTGTTGCCAGACTGTTTTTGAGCTGCGTCAGGCTGGACATCAGCATAGAGAGGCTGGCGTTCGTCGCGCTGCTGTACTGTGCCAGGTTCTGCATCCCCTGTTTGGCCCCCTCAAGGGCACCGCGGATCAGGAAGCTGGCAAGCATAAACTTTGCGGTCATGCCGAGTGTTCCGAGGATGCCGCCTAAACGATGGCCGCTGCTCCCCATCCCGTTCATGGCACTTGTCAGGCGCCGGACGCCTGGAATGCCTGTGATAAACCGCTGAATGAGCGCGGCAAAGGCTCCGCCAGCCCGCTTAATTGATGGCGTCACCCGGTCAAAAGCGGCTTTCATGCCGCCTATTTTTGCAACAATATTGGAAGCTGCGTTGCGAAGTCCGGCAAACTGGAGGCCCTCGCCACTCGCTTTCAAGCGCTGCATAGACCGTGTTGCGCTGTTGATCCGCTGCTCGGTCCGGCTGATCTCAGATTGAAGGTTATTCCAGGCATTACTGCCAACGTCCTTCCCAGAAGCCTGCATCCGCTTCATTTCTGTATTATACTGGCTTAGCTTTTCTCTGGCCTCCTGAATCCGGCTGCTGAGGTTCTGCATCTCCTTAGTCGTGCTAAACGCGCCACCCTCCTTTTGAAGGGCTTCCATCCGCGCCTGAAGGTGCCGGATCGCCTGCTCGGCTTCCTTCATTTCCGCCTGAAAGCTTTTCGGCACTGCGCTGTCAGGCAGTCCCATGGATTTCCAGTTGCTCTGGGTATCCTCCAGGCCACTCAGACGGCTTTTAGCGGCTTCCATCTGCTTCGCAAGGCTTGCGTATCCTTCTGTTGGCTTAGCGCCTTTCCCTGAGGCTTCCAGGACCTTTTGACGGGCCTGAAGCGCAGCCAGTGTCTTCTCCGCTTTTTCGGCCGCAGCACTCAGCTTCTGATATTTCTCAGACAGCTGTCGGTCTGCGCCTTCTGCCTTTAAATCACGCTGCTTCTGGTTCAGGCGTTCCAGCGCCTTTTCTGCCCGGTCGACGTCGGCCTGAAGGGCCTTGTATTCATCGGTGTATGTTTTGATACCTGAGTCTACTTGAAAGTCCTTGATTTTATCGCCGATGCTGGCTTTAATCTGCTTCAGCACGTTTTGTACCTGCTTCAGCTTACCAAGAGACGGGTCGCTTGTGATGCCCTTTAACGGGCTCTTGACCGCTTCTGTCGCCTGATTGATGGCTTTCGTGGTCTTCTCTGTTTCAGAGAGCGCCTCTTTAAGCGCTTTTTTATACTGGGCTGTGCTGCCCTCAATGACCACCTGCAGCTTTTCAAGCACTTCACTCATTCGGGTTCACCTCCTTTCTGCTTTTTTCTTCGACGGTTAAATTCCCGGACATAGTCCAGGCGCCGCGCTTTGTAATCTTCCATCGCATCTGCGGCCATTCGGGTCTCATACTGCGTTTTTTCGTCGGCGTACAGCTCAGGGTAATACTCCCATACTTTCGGAATCTCACCCTTTCCGTCCATGGCCATGGCCAGATAGCGGGCGTTGACCTCTGCCATAATGAAATCCTGGTTGATCCGCTGTTTGGCCTGCTGCCGTTCAATACGGCGATGGCTTTCCATCAAATCACAGATTTCCATGGGCGAGGCGTTCCAGAAATCAGCCGGTGAAATCCCGCAGTCCAGGGCCAGTGTGTACAATTTTGACAGCTGGTCAGACAGGGTCCTTACAGCAGCTCGTCCACATCTTTCAGGTTTTCCATCATGGACGCTGCCTGTTTTTCGGTAAAAAAACCGGAAACCGCCAGAGTCGGCATGAGTACCTCGGTAAAGAGTTCCATCTGATTGCCGCCCTCCTCCAGCCATCGATCATACAGCTTTTGGACATCCTGATAAGCAATCCCGTGTTCCCAGGGCGCAATGGCTGCCTGGATAATGGTCAACATGATGGAAAGTGGCGGGATACCGCCATCTGAAACCAGGGTCAGCATGTTGGTGCGGTATTTGCTTTCCAGCCTCCCGATCATGGCCGTGGTCAGCTTCAGCTTGTAGTCTTTGCCGCTTACCCGCCAATAATGAAAGGGCTTCCGCTTTGGCTTTTCCGGTTCCTGTTTAACTTCCTCAAAACCAGTATTTGATGCTTCAATGTTCATTTCGTTATCTAATCCGTATAAACCACTCATTGCTTACTCCTTTATTAACTTCCTGCCCCGCTTGTGGGGTCGGTAAATTTCAAATCGCTCTGCACCATCATGGTTAACTCAAATTCGATGACGCCGTTCACGCCGCCGCCTGTGCGTTTCACCGACACCTGGGCATCGTAGGCAGTGGCCGTGCCATCTTTCAGGGTTTCCTGAAAGCTCAGCACCTCCCCAGCGGCCTGCGCCTCACGCATGACTCGGTAAGGCGAATCGGCTTTTGTGTTATCATATTTGAATTTATAGGTCATTTCCGGAAGGTCGCCGATGCCCTGTTCATACATCTTATTGGCATCCGTCAGACAAGTGTTTTCCACCTTTTCAGGTTCAACGCCCATTTCCGGGATTTCTTTCAAGCCGGGCAGGTCGGTATAGGTAGCGCCGCCCTTTTTCTTGAAGCCTAGTTTTGCTCCGTTTGCTAACATGTTTTCACACTCCTTTTCATTTAATTCGGCCAGTAAACATCGTCACTCTCCATGTCGATGATGGCCTCATAGCGCATGACTTTATGCTTTAGCCCCGATGGGTCCGGGGTATCCTGGCACAAGGTCCGGACCAGTCCAAGGGCCGCCAGTGCTTTATCCACTTTGATCGCCTCCGGAGAGGTGGACCGGTTGTGCCAGATATCTACTTTATAGCGCACATACGCCTTATCTTCTTTGTCGGTTTTTTCATAAACCTTGTTGTCTTCCTCAATGTACTGGATCACTGGGAAGTCCGCCCAGTCCTTTGGGTACTGGTCGGACACATTGTCAAAAGCGGCATCCAGCGCCGCGTAAACCTGGTCTTTTACATTTTTCATAGCTGCTCCTTTGCAAATCGCGCGATGATCGCTAAAATGGCGTCTTCATTGTTCTTCAGCGCCGGGTACATAAAAGGCTGGGCCGCCTGGCCGTAGCACTTATAAAAGCGCCCGTTTTCCGTGTCGATATGGAAAAAGCGATAACGCTCAGCAACATCCCGCCCGATCTGGCTTTCGTGAATCCACCAGCCGGTTTGACTGTAGGACACTGCGACATCCGGGGAGATGCCGTCATGATCGGCCTGGCCTTTGGGGCCGGTGCCGAACTCGACATAGGGCGCATATTGTTTGTTGGTGTAGCAGGTCCCTCGAATCTTGCCGTCTTTGTTTTCTACCGCTGTAAAGATACTTTCTCTCAGTTCGCCGTCGTGCACCGGGCAATTGGCCTTTGCGTCCTCCTGGACAAGGGAAATCCCTTTTTCAATGCCTTGCCGCAGCTCCATTTCAGACAGTGTCCTCAGCTTCTTTTCAAGCTCTAACGCCCCCAGAATCATATCTTTTCCGCCTCCAACCGCAAAATTTTGTAGGGTTTCACGGCGATAATTTTGTAATCTGGCGGGCGGTCCGGGCCAACATCCAGGCAAAGGCCGTCCCCTTCCACAATATCCGGTCCGTCCTCAAAAACATAGTGCACCACATCTTTTGAATCCGCCGTGATGGTGTAAGGGCCTTCAAGCCGCAGGTTCCGGATATTGGACAGGCGCTCACCGTACAGCTCTGCCTGTAGCTTGCCGCTGCCCGGCCAGAGTTCGGCTGTAAAAGAAGTCGCCGCGCCATAATCGGTGTAGGTATTGCCCTCGCTGTCTTTTTTCAGGCTTTTACGCCGGTGATGGTATGTCTTCAGACGACTGCGTTTGATTTTCATAGACCTTTCCTCCCACCCGGACCAGACGGTATTGGTTTAAAATAACGTATATATGCTTTGGGGCAGTGTCAAAGCTGTAGCGCTCACCGCCCTCACTTCGGCCTGTTTCACCCTCTGTGCCCATCCGGTTCAGCGCGATCACCGCCAAGTCCCGCACGGGCTTTTTCAATGCTGGAATCAGTTTTGACCGGTTGGTGTAGCCGAGAACAAAAGATTCTGCGTCTTCCAGGACGACGGTAATTAAATTTTCATCACTCTCACCTGTCAGCAGCTTAATCTTTTCTGCCTCTGTCAACTAAACCACACCTTTCAGGACTGCCAGGAGTTCCTCTTTCGTCAGACTTGAGTAGCCTTCAATCTCTTTTTCTTTGGCAATGGCTTTTAATTCCGCCACTGTTTTTGTGTTGATGTCTACGTCTGCCTGGTCAGCCTCTGCGGCATCCCCGCCAATCGGCCGGAATCCCTGGGCTTTCAGTTTTTCAATCTGAGCTTCTGTAACGGCGACACGCTCAACGTTCTTTCGAATCAGTCTCATGGCTCATCCCCCCCATCACACGGACGGCTTAGCGTCTTTAATGCTCAGGTAGATGGAGTCCAGTTTATTATCCAGTACCCAGATATCATGGAAACGGCGGTAGTCCATCTGCCAGGCGTTGAGCTTCTGATTGATGGTCGGGTCGAAGATACGCATGATATCCTGTTTGGTAATGGCGATCGGAGTCGCTGTTGGCAGGATCACAAAGTTCAGATCCAGCGCTTTCGTTCCCTTTGCGTAGCCGCCCGCTTCCTGTCCAGAGGTGGTGCCGTCATTGATGGTGATTGCAGAGTACATCCGGTTGGCTGGTGTCGCGATAATCGGTACGCCGTCAATGGAGGGCACCTGGGTATTAATACCGCCCTTGGAAAAGGTGACGGCCATAATCTTTCCGGCCAGCTCAATCTCCAGTTCCAGGATGAAACCTGGTGTCGCATGAATCACCAACGGGCCATTATAACCGGCTTCACGGACGGCCTTAATGCCTTCTTTTACCTTTCTCAGTGCGGAGGTGTTCGCTGCGCCGGGAGTGTATCCGTAGTCAATCATCCCCGCTTTGTCCGCCGTGATGGTTTCAGATGCGATTTTGGAAATACGGTAGGCGTCAATTTCCGGAACCACGTGCATCCGCTGGAATTCACCCATCACCGCTGCGGCTGTGGTGACAAAGTTGTTTTCGTTGATATCCATGGGGTCCAGCTGGAACTTGCGGCCACGGTCCTGTGTCATGGTCCTGGTTTCGTAGGTGAGGGTTACCCCGCCCTGCACATAACCGTTATCCCGGTCATAGTCCCCCATGCCCTGTACAGACATTTTTGGAATCTTGACTTCTGCGCCGCCATTGTAAATGACCTGGCCGGCGTTGGCGTCCATCCAGCCCGTCACGGCATCCTGGATGGCGACCTTATCCAGTGTGTTCTGGAAAAGTGTTGCGGTTGCTAATGTGTTAATTGCCATAATTTATCTTTCCTTTCAATTTATACTTTTCCCATCATCAAGTTTTCAACCTGTTTCGCCAGGTCTGTGTCGTCCTGTGACGGGGCTTTTTTCAGTGGTTTATCGCCTTTGAGCCGTTCTTCCACAGAGGCCTCGACAGCCTCTTTAAATGCTTTTTCAACGGCTTCAATGGATTGTTTGCAGGCATCGGCGTCCGAATAATTGAGCACCTCTGCCAGACTAACCGGCAGCTTTTTCTCAGCCAGGGTGTTCTTTGCCTCTGCTGCCAGCTCGCGTTTTGTGATCGCGGCTTCTCGGTCAGCCATCTCTTTTTCTTTTTTCTGCTGCAGGTACTGCGCCTTTTCCTTTTCAGTCATTTTTGCCAGTTTCTCGGCCTCGGTGGCCTTTTCATCAAAGAGCACCTCTAACTTAGAACGCTGCGTTTCCAGAGCTTTCTGTACCCTTCGGTCAAACTCAGCTTGATAATCCTTATTGCTCAAAATTTCCTCAAAGGTTTTTGGCGGCTTTTCCTGCGGTTTGTCTTCGGGAGCGCTTTCTGCGCCCGCTGCATTATCTATCCCTTCGCCTGCTCCGTCCCCTCCATTGTCGGCGGCGTCCTCAGCGAAAAGCTGCAGATTCATGGGAATCCGTTCATCGTTTGGGTATTTCATTCGTACTTCCTTTCTGCCCCGGCTCGTTCAAAGCCCAAGCCATTGCACTTAAATTTCATAGTTTACCCTCGTTTCGGAGCATGAAAAAAGGCGCGTTACTCTGCGCCTTACGGGAGATAAACGGATCACCTACCTTTCCACTTGCCTTGTTGAAAGTTCGCTTAGAATCCCTTATAATTATATTATCGGTCTACACATCGAAATACGTTTGAAAGGAGACTCTACAATGGACAAGATATTCTCTGGCTTT containing:
- a CDS encoding DUF4355 domain-containing protein yields the protein MKYPNDERIPMNLQLFAEDAADNGGDGAGEGIDNAAGAESAPEDKPQEKPPKTFEEILSNKDYQAEFDRRVQKALETQRSKLEVLFDEKATEAEKLAKMTEKEKAQYLQQKKEKEMADREAAITKRELAAEAKNTLAEKKLPVSLAEVLNYSDADACKQSIEAVEKAFKEAVEASVEERLKGDKPLKKAPSQDDTDLAKQVENLMMGKV
- a CDS encoding phage head-tail connector protein; amino-acid sequence: MTEAEKIKLLTGESDENLITVVLEDAESFVLGYTNRSKLIPALKKPVRDLAVIALNRMGTEGETGRSEGGERYSFDTAPKHIYVILNQYRLVRVGGKVYENQTQSSEDIPSPA
- a CDS encoding phage tail tube protein: MLANGAKLGFKKKGGATYTDLPGLKEIPEMGVEPEKVENTCLTDANKMYEQGIGDLPEMTYKFKYDNTKADSPYRVMREAQAAGEVLSFQETLKDGTATAYDAQVSVKRTGGGVNGVIEFELTMMVQSDLKFTDPTSGAGS
- a CDS encoding HK97-gp10 family putative phage morphogenesis protein, which gives rise to MILGALELEKKLRTLSEMELRQGIEKGISLVQEDAKANCPVHDGELRESIFTAVENKDGKIRGTCYTNKQYAPYVEFGTGPKGQADHDGISPDVAVSYSQTGWWIHESQIGRDVAERYRFFHIDTENGRFYKCYGQAAQPFMYPALKNNEDAILAIIARFAKEQL
- a CDS encoding DUF6096 family protein, which gives rise to MSGLYGLDNEMNIEASNTGFEEVKQEPEKPKRKPFHYWRVSGKDYKLKLTTAMIGRLESKYRTNMLTLVSDGGIPPLSIMLTIIQAAIAPWEHGIAYQDVQKLYDRWLEEGGNQMELFTEVLMPTLAVSGFFTEKQAASMMENLKDVDELL
- a CDS encoding Rho termination factor N-terminal domain-containing protein; the encoded protein is MRLIRKNVERVAVTEAQIEKLKAQGFRPIGGDAAEADQADVDINTKTVAELKAIAKEKEIEGYSSLTKEELLAVLKGVV